A genome region from Schistocerca americana isolate TAMUIC-IGC-003095 chromosome 1, iqSchAmer2.1, whole genome shotgun sequence includes the following:
- the LOC124598356 gene encoding WD40 repeat-containing protein HOS15-like, with translation MNDNLETDVPSDSKTEELPKQTDTPGFNQLGINDNISSGQGTEVSNAQAMSIQDMLTALFEKLTIKEQEREKQRELKEQETERQRQQEKEKRRQEKLIEKQQQELRDQEKEKKFMENINDIFLERDKEIVSRINQVLVDRDNAITTHFKQEIDAVKSTIEPLINIPVQVNSLQTGVYRLENQFKALATAVETMQENIPSEIRKQVRTEVARVLSSENQNFENLTV, from the coding sequence atgaatgataatttagaaactgatgtcccgagtgatagtaaaaccgaggagttgccaaaacaaactgacactcctggattcaaccagttaggaattaatgacaatatttcttctgggcaagggacagaagttagcaatgctcaagctatgtccatacaggatatgctaacagcattatttgaaaagcttactattaaagagcaggagcgtgaaaaacaacgcgagcttaaagagcaggagactgaaagacaacgtcagcaggaaaaggaaaaacgtagacaggaaaagcttatagaaaaacagcaacaggagctcagggaccaagaaaaagaaaagaaatttatggaaaatataaacgatatttttctggaaagagataaagaaattgtcagtaggataaatcaagtgttggtcgatcgtgataatgctattactacccattttaagcaggagataGATGCAGTAAAATCCACTATTGAACCGTTAataaacattccagttcaggttaATAGTCTTCAAACTGGAGTATatagactagagaaccaattcaaagcattggctaccgctgtggaaacaatgcaggagaacattccctcggaaatccgaaagcaagtccgaacagaagtagccagggtgctgagctctgaaaatcaaaactttgaaaatctgacagtatga